The Fusobacterium periodonticum 1_1_41FAA genome includes a window with the following:
- the folK gene encoding 2-amino-4-hydroxy-6-hydroxymethyldihydropteridine diphosphokinase: MDKIYIRDLEFIGYHGVFEEEKKLGQKFYLSLELSTDLREANDDITKTTHYGEVAETVKKIFFQKKYDLIETLAEDIAREVLLSFPLIKEVKLEIKKPWAPVGLPLKDVAVEITRKWNEVYLSLGSNMGNKKENLEKAIKEVSKIRDTFIIKESKIIETEPFGYKEQDDFLNSCIGIKTLLTAREVLTELLAIEIRMGRERKIKWGPRIIDLDIIFYNKEVMEEDDLIVPHPYMEYRDFVLKPLEEIIPNFVHPLLSKRINALRKELENEKN; the protein is encoded by the coding sequence ATGGATAAAATTTATATAAGAGATTTGGAATTTATAGGTTATCATGGAGTTTTTGAAGAAGAGAAAAAATTAGGACAAAAATTTTACCTAAGTCTAGAACTTAGTACTGATTTAAGAGAAGCTAATGATGATATAACGAAGACAACGCACTATGGTGAAGTTGCTGAAACAGTAAAGAAAATCTTTTTTCAAAAGAAATATGATTTAATAGAAACTTTAGCAGAGGATATAGCAAGAGAAGTGTTATTGTCTTTTCCTTTGATAAAAGAAGTAAAATTGGAGATTAAAAAACCTTGGGCACCAGTGGGACTACCACTTAAAGATGTTGCTGTTGAAATTACAAGGAAATGGAATGAAGTATATCTTTCACTAGGCTCAAATATGGGTAATAAGAAAGAAAACTTAGAAAAAGCTATAAAAGAAGTGTCAAAAATAAGGGATACTTTTATTATAAAAGAAAGTAAAATCATAGAAACAGAACCTTTTGGTTATAAAGAACAAGATGATTTCTTAAATTCTTGTATAGGAATAAAGACTTTATTAACAGCAAGAGAAGTTTTAACAGAATTACTTGCCATTGAAATAAGAATGGGAAGAGAAAGAAAAATTAAATGGGGACCAAGAATAATAGATTTAGATATAATTTTCTATAATAAGGAAGTTATGGAAGAAGATGATTTGATAGTGCCTCATCCATATATGGAATATAGAGATTTTGTTTTAAAGCCTTTAGAAGAAATAATACCTAATTTTGTTCATCCTTTACTTTCAAAGAGAATTAATGCACTTAGAAAGGAGCTTGAAAATGAAAAAAATTAG
- the folE gene encoding GTP cyclohydrolase I FolE: MDSKRIENAFLEVVEALGDVEYKAELKDTPKRIADSYKEIFCGIGIDPKEVLTRTFDINNNELIMEKNIDFYSMCEHHFLPFFGTICIAYVPNKKIFGFGDILKLIEILSRRPQLQERLTEEIARYIYELLDCQGVYVVVEAKHLCMTMRGQKKENTKILTTSAKGIFESDINKKLEVLALLK; encoded by the coding sequence ATGGACTCAAAAAGGATAGAAAATGCTTTTTTAGAAGTTGTGGAAGCTTTGGGAGATGTGGAATACAAGGCTGAACTAAAAGATACACCTAAAAGAATAGCAGATAGTTACAAGGAAATTTTCTGTGGGATAGGTATTGACCCAAAAGAAGTTTTAACAAGAACTTTTGACATCAATAATAATGAACTTATTATGGAGAAAAATATAGACTTCTATTCTATGTGTGAACATCATTTTCTACCTTTTTTTGGGACTATTTGCATAGCCTATGTACCAAATAAAAAGATTTTTGGTTTTGGTGATATATTAAAGCTTATAGAAATTTTATCCAGAAGACCTCAGTTACAAGAAAGACTTACAGAAGAAATAGCGAGATATATCTATGAGTTATTAGATTGTCAAGGTGTCTATGTAGTTGTAGAAGCTAAGCATTTATGTATGACTATGAGAGGACAAAAGAAAGAAAATACTAAAATTTTGACAACTTCTGCAAAAGGTATATTTGAAAGTGATATTAATAAAAAATTAGAAGTTCTAGCACTATTGAAATAG
- the glyS gene encoding glycine--tRNA ligase subunit beta: MKLLFEIGMEEIPARFLSQALTDLKSNFEKKLKNNRIKYEGIKTYGTPRRLVLVVDEVADMQEDLDELNIGPSKDRAYKDGELSKAGEGFLNAYKIDESQIEIVKNDKGEYIAFKRFAKGEATEKLLPEILKELVLEETFPKSMKWSDKTLRFARPIEWFLALYGNNVVEFEIEGIKSSNKSKGHRFFGKEFEVISVEDYFNKIRENNVIIDISERRKMIEEMINKALLEDEKADIDEGLLDEVTNLVEHPFAIVGTFSEDFLEVPQEVLIISMKVHQRYFPILDKKGKLLPKFIVIRNGIDFSQNVKEGNEKVLSARLADARFFYQEDLKIPLDQNVEKLKTVVFQKDLGTMFSKVKRTEKIAEFLIGKLKYNYMKADILRTVKLAKADLVSNMIGEKEFTKLQGLMGSKYAMERGEEIGVAIGIKEHYYPRFQGDLLPSGIEGIITGLSDRTDTLVGCFGVGLIPTGSKDPFALRRTALGIVNIIINANINISLKELVKVSLDALEADKVLKVDRAKVEADVLEFLKQRMINVFTDMDYRKDIVLAVLDRDADNITNALEIVKVISEKLALNKLEDLLQVAKRVTNIITKGNNNVTVKEKLFKEEIEKTLYAETKKVGEEAEKSVKENEYADYFEKMVSLAPTIDKYFETVIVMDEDKNVRENRINQLTYIKNLFDRIAYLNKID; the protein is encoded by the coding sequence GTGAAATTATTATTTGAAATTGGAATGGAAGAAATACCTGCAAGATTTTTGAGTCAAGCTTTGACAGACCTAAAAAGTAATTTTGAAAAGAAATTAAAGAATAATAGAATAAAATATGAAGGAATCAAAACTTATGGGACACCTAGAAGGCTTGTTCTAGTTGTTGATGAAGTTGCAGATATGCAAGAAGATTTAGATGAATTAAATATAGGTCCATCAAAGGATAGAGCATATAAAGATGGGGAACTTTCTAAAGCTGGTGAAGGATTCTTAAATGCATATAAAATTGATGAAAGTCAAATTGAGATAGTGAAAAATGATAAAGGTGAATACATAGCTTTTAAAAGATTTGCAAAAGGAGAAGCCACTGAAAAATTACTTCCTGAAATTTTAAAGGAATTAGTTTTAGAAGAAACATTCCCTAAATCAATGAAATGGTCTGATAAAACTCTTAGATTTGCAAGACCTATAGAATGGTTTTTAGCACTATATGGAAACAATGTAGTAGAATTTGAAATTGAAGGTATAAAAAGTTCAAATAAATCTAAAGGACATAGATTCTTTGGTAAAGAATTTGAAGTAATTTCTGTTGAAGATTATTTTAATAAAATAAGAGAAAATAATGTAATTATTGATATTTCTGAAAGAAGAAAAATGATTGAAGAAATGATTAATAAAGCATTATTAGAAGATGAAAAAGCAGATATTGATGAAGGATTATTAGATGAGGTTACTAACTTAGTAGAGCATCCATTTGCAATTGTTGGGACTTTCTCAGAAGATTTCTTAGAAGTTCCACAAGAAGTTTTAATAATATCTATGAAAGTTCATCAAAGATATTTCCCTATCTTAGATAAAAAAGGAAAATTACTTCCTAAATTTATAGTTATAAGAAATGGTATAGATTTCTCTCAAAATGTAAAAGAAGGAAATGAAAAAGTTTTATCTGCAAGACTTGCAGATGCTAGATTCTTCTATCAAGAAGACTTAAAAATTCCTTTAGATCAAAATGTAGAAAAATTAAAAACAGTAGTTTTCCAAAAAGATTTAGGAACAATGTTTAGTAAAGTTAAGAGAACAGAAAAGATAGCTGAATTCTTAATAGGAAAATTAAAATATAACTACATGAAAGCTGATATTTTAAGAACTGTAAAATTAGCTAAAGCTGATTTAGTTTCTAACATGATAGGTGAAAAAGAATTTACAAAACTTCAAGGGCTTATGGGATCTAAATATGCTATGGAACGTGGAGAAGAAATTGGAGTAGCTATAGGAATAAAAGAACATTACTATCCTAGATTCCAAGGAGATTTACTACCAAGTGGAATAGAAGGAATAATCACAGGATTATCAGATAGAACAGATACTTTAGTTGGTTGTTTCGGTGTAGGATTAATTCCTACTGGATCAAAAGATCCGTTTGCTTTAAGAAGAACAGCTTTAGGAATAGTTAATATCATAATAAATGCAAATATTAATATTTCATTAAAAGAACTGGTAAAAGTTTCATTAGATGCTTTAGAAGCTGATAAAGTATTAAAAGTAGATAGAGCAAAAGTTGAAGCTGATGTTTTGGAATTTTTAAAGCAAAGAATGATAAATGTATTCACAGATATGGACTATAGAAAAGATATAGTTCTAGCTGTATTAGACAGAGATGCAGACAATATTACAAATGCTTTAGAAATAGTAAAAGTAATAAGTGAAAAATTAGCTTTAAACAAACTTGAAGACCTTTTACAAGTGGCAAAAAGAGTTACTAATATCATAACAAAAGGTAACAATAATGTTACAGTAAAAGAAAAATTATTTAAAGAAGAAATAGAAAAAACATTATATGCAGAAACAAAGAAAGTTGGGGAAGAAGCAGAAAAATCTGTTAAAGAAAATGAATATGCTGATTATTTTGAAAAGATGGTATCTTTAGCTCCGACTATAGATAAATACTTTGAAACTGTTATAGTAATGGATGAAGATAAAAATGTAAGAGAAAATAGAATAAATCAATTAACTTATATTAAAAATTTATTTGATAGAATAGCTTATTTGAATAAGATAGACTAA
- the glyQ gene encoding glycine--tRNA ligase subunit alpha, producing the protein MTFQEIIFSLQQYWSSKGCIIGNPYDIEKGAGTFNPNTFLMALGPEPWNVAYVEPSRRPKDGRYGDNPNRVYQHHQFQVIMKPSPTNIQELYLESLRVLGIEPEKHDIRFVEDDWESPTLGAWGLGWEVWLDGMEITQFTYFQQVGGLELDIVPVEITYGLERLALYIQNKENVYDLEWTKGVKYGDMRYQFEFENSKYSFELATLDKHFKWFDEYEEEAKKILDQGLVLPAYDYVLKCSHTFNVLDSRGAISTTERMGYILRVRNLARRCAEVFVENRRALGYPLLNKK; encoded by the coding sequence ATGACATTTCAAGAAATAATTTTTTCTTTGCAACAATATTGGAGTTCTAAGGGTTGTATAATAGGAAATCCTTATGATATAGAAAAGGGAGCTGGAACATTTAATCCTAATACATTCTTAATGGCATTAGGACCAGAACCTTGGAATGTGGCTTATGTAGAGCCTTCAAGAAGACCAAAAGATGGAAGATATGGAGATAACCCTAATAGAGTTTATCAACATCATCAATTTCAAGTTATTATGAAACCATCACCAACTAATATACAAGAATTATACCTTGAAAGTTTAAGAGTTTTAGGAATAGAACCTGAAAAACACGATATAAGATTTGTGGAAGATGACTGGGAATCACCTACTCTTGGAGCTTGGGGACTTGGTTGGGAAGTATGGCTAGATGGAATGGAAATAACTCAATTCACTTACTTTCAACAAGTTGGAGGATTAGAATTAGATATAGTTCCAGTTGAAATAACTTATGGCTTAGAAAGACTTGCACTATACATTCAAAATAAAGAAAATGTTTATGACTTAGAATGGACTAAGGGAGTAAAATATGGAGATATGAGATATCAATTTGAATTTGAAAATTCTAAATACTCTTTTGAACTTGCTACTTTAGATAAACATTTTAAATGGTTTGATGAATATGAAGAAGAAGCTAAAAAAATCTTAGATCAAGGGCTTGTTTTACCAGCTTATGACTATGTTTTAAAATGTTCTCATACATTTAATGTTTTAGATTCAAGAGGAGCTATTTCAACAACTGAAAGAATGGGATATATTCTAAGAGTTAGAAATTTAGCTAGAAGATGTGCTGAAGTATTTGTAGAAAATAGAAGAGCCTTAGGCTACCCTCTTTTAAATAAAAAATAG
- the lspA gene encoding signal peptidase II, which translates to MIYIFLFLILLIIDQYSKLIVHSTLYVGDTIPIIDDFFNLTYVQNRGVAFGLFQGKIDIVSILALIAIALILFYFCKNFKKISFLERIAYTMIFSGAVGNMIDRLFRGFVIDMLDFRGIWSFIFNFADVWINIGVILIIIEHLIFNRKKRGK; encoded by the coding sequence ATGATTTATATATTTTTATTCTTAATATTACTTATAATAGACCAGTATTCGAAACTTATAGTTCACAGTACTCTGTATGTTGGTGATACAATTCCAATAATAGATGATTTCTTTAATTTAACTTATGTTCAAAATAGAGGAGTTGCCTTTGGTCTTTTTCAAGGGAAAATAGATATAGTAAGTATTTTAGCACTTATAGCAATAGCTTTAATCTTATTCTATTTCTGCAAAAATTTTAAAAAGATAAGTTTTTTAGAGAGAATAGCTTATACTATGATATTCTCAGGAGCAGTTGGAAATATGATAGATAGACTGTTCAGAGGCTTTGTAATAGATATGCTAGACTTTAGAGGTATCTGGTCTTTTATCTTTAACTTTGCAGATGTATGGATCAATATAGGTGTAATTTTGATAATAATAGAACATTTAATTTTTAATAGAAAAAAGAGAGGGAAATAA
- the ileS gene encoding isoleucine--tRNA ligase, protein MNEKEYTSTLHLPKTDFQMKANLPNKEPKYITKWTEEKIYEKGLEKNKNGESFILHDGPPYANGNTHIGHALNKILKDIIIKYKTFRGFRSPYVPGWDTHGLPIELQVVKEVGLAKAREMSPLEIRKRCEEYARKWVGIQKEQFIRLGVLGNWDNPYLTLDPKFEAKQLELFGEIYEKGYIFKGLKPVYWSPATETALAEAEIEYYDHTSPSIYVRMQANKDLLDKIGFNEDAFVLIWTTTPWTLPANVAICLNENFDYGLYKTEKGNLILAKDLAESAFKDIGIENAELLKEFKGKDLEYATYQHPFLERTGLVILGDHVTADAGTGAVHTAPGHGQDDYVVGLNYKLPVISPIDHRGCLTEEAGDLFKGLVYSEANKAIIKHLTETGHILKMQEINHSYPHDWRSKTPVIFRATEQWFIRMEGGDLREKTLKVIDEINFIPAWGKNRIGSMMETRPDWCISRQRVWGVPIPIFYNDETNEEIFHKEILDRICGLVREHGSNIWVEKTPEELIGEELLVKYNLKGLKLRKETNIMDVWFDSGSSHRGVLEVWEGLHRPCDLYLEGSDQHRGWFHTSLLTSVASTGDSPYKSVLTHGFVNDGEGKKMSKSLGNTVAPSDVIKVYGADILRLWCGSVDYRDDVRISDNIIKQMSEAYRRIRNTARYILGNSYDFNPKTDKVAYKDMLEIDKWALNKLEVLKRNVTESYDKYEFYNLFQGIHYFAAIDMSAFYLDIIKDRLYTEKKDSVARRAAQTVMYEILMTLTKMVAPILSFTAEEIWENLPAEAREAESVFLADWYVNNDEYLNPELDEKWQQIIKLRKEVNKKLEKARQGENKIIGNSLDAKVSLYTEDNALKEFIKENLELLETVFIVSDIEVADTSDDNFTAAEEIENLKIKITHADGEKCERCWKYDDLGTDPEHPTLCPRCTGVLK, encoded by the coding sequence ATGAATGAAAAAGAGTACACAAGTACACTACATTTACCAAAGACAGATTTTCAAATGAAAGCTAATCTGCCTAACAAAGAACCAAAGTACATAACAAAATGGACTGAGGAAAAAATTTATGAAAAAGGCTTAGAAAAAAATAAAAATGGGGAGAGCTTTATATTACATGATGGGCCACCTTATGCAAACGGGAACACTCATATAGGGCATGCTTTAAATAAAATATTAAAAGATATAATCATAAAATATAAAACTTTTAGAGGATTCAGATCACCTTATGTTCCTGGTTGGGATACACATGGATTGCCAATAGAATTACAAGTGGTTAAAGAAGTAGGACTTGCAAAAGCAAGAGAAATGTCTCCACTAGAAATAAGAAAACGTTGTGAAGAATATGCTAGAAAATGGGTAGGAATACAAAAAGAACAATTCATAAGATTAGGAGTTTTAGGAAATTGGGATAATCCTTATCTAACTCTTGATCCTAAATTTGAAGCTAAACAATTAGAATTATTTGGTGAAATATATGAAAAAGGATATATATTTAAAGGATTAAAACCTGTTTATTGGTCACCAGCAACAGAAACAGCACTTGCTGAAGCAGAAATAGAATATTATGACCATACATCACCATCTATCTATGTAAGAATGCAAGCTAATAAAGATTTATTGGATAAAATAGGATTTAATGAAGATGCCTTTGTTTTAATATGGACAACTACACCTTGGACATTACCAGCAAACGTAGCTATATGTTTAAATGAAAATTTTGACTATGGACTATATAAAACAGAAAAAGGTAATTTAATACTTGCTAAGGACTTAGCAGAAAGTGCATTCAAAGATATAGGAATAGAAAATGCTGAACTTTTAAAAGAATTTAAAGGAAAAGATTTAGAATACGCAACCTATCAACATCCTTTCTTAGAAAGAACAGGACTTGTAATTTTAGGAGACCATGTTACTGCTGATGCAGGTACAGGGGCAGTTCATACTGCACCAGGACATGGACAAGATGACTATGTTGTAGGACTTAACTATAAATTACCAGTTATATCTCCGATAGACCACAGAGGTTGCTTAACAGAAGAAGCTGGAGACCTATTTAAAGGACTTGTTTATTCAGAAGCTAACAAAGCTATAATAAAACATTTAACTGAAACAGGTCATATCTTAAAAATGCAAGAAATAAATCACTCTTATCCACATGACTGGAGATCTAAAACTCCTGTTATATTCAGAGCTACTGAACAATGGTTCATAAGAATGGAAGGTGGAGATTTAAGAGAAAAAACTCTAAAAGTTATAGATGAAATAAACTTCATACCAGCTTGGGGTAAAAACAGAATAGGTTCTATGATGGAAACAAGACCTGACTGGTGTATATCAAGACAAAGAGTATGGGGAGTTCCTATACCAATATTCTATAATGATGAAACAAATGAAGAAATATTCCATAAAGAAATATTAGATAGAATATGTGGTCTAGTAAGAGAACACGGATCTAATATATGGGTTGAAAAAACTCCAGAAGAATTAATAGGAGAAGAACTATTAGTTAAATATAATCTAAAAGGATTAAAATTAAGAAAAGAAACAAACATAATGGACGTTTGGTTTGATTCAGGAAGTAGCCATAGAGGAGTTTTAGAAGTTTGGGAAGGATTACATAGACCATGTGACCTATATCTTGAAGGTTCAGACCAACATAGAGGATGGTTCCATACTTCACTTTTAACATCAGTTGCATCAACTGGAGATTCACCTTATAAGAGCGTATTAACTCACGGATTTGTTAATGATGGTGAAGGAAAGAAAATGTCTAAATCATTAGGAAACACAGTTGCACCTAGTGATGTAATAAAAGTTTATGGAGCAGATATATTAAGACTTTGGTGTGGTTCTGTTGACTATAGAGATGACGTAAGAATATCTGATAATATAATCAAACAAATGTCAGAAGCATATAGAAGAATAAGAAATACTGCAAGATATATACTTGGAAATAGCTACGACTTCAACCCAAAAACTGATAAAGTAGCATATAAAGATATGTTAGAAATAGATAAATGGGCTTTAAATAAATTAGAAGTATTGAAGAGAAATGTAACTGAAAGTTATGATAAATATGAATTCTATAATCTATTCCAAGGAATACATTACTTTGCAGCAATAGATATGTCAGCTTTCTACTTGGATATAATAAAAGATAGACTTTATACTGAAAAGAAAGACTCTGTTGCAAGAAGAGCAGCACAAACAGTTATGTATGAAATCTTAATGACTTTAACAAAAATGGTTGCACCTATACTTTCATTTACAGCTGAAGAAATTTGGGAAAACTTACCAGCAGAAGCAAGAGAAGCAGAATCTGTATTTTTAGCTGATTGGTATGTAAATAACGATGAATATCTAAATCCTGAATTAGATGAAAAATGGCAACAAATAATAAAACTAAGAAAAGAAGTAAATAAAAAATTAGAAAAAGCAAGACAAGGTGAAAATAAAATAATAGGAAACTCTTTAGATGCTAAAGTTAGCCTATACACTGAAGACAATGCTTTAAAAGAATTTATAAAAGAAAATCTAGAATTATTAGAAACAGTGTTTATCGTTTCTGATATAGAAGTAGCCGACACTAGTGATGACAACTTTACTGCTGCTGAAGAAATAGAAAACTTAAAAATAAAAATTACTCATGCAGATGGAGAAAAATGTGAAAGATGTTGGAAATATGATGATTTAGGAACTGATCCAGAACATCCAACACTATGTCCAAGATGTACAGGAGTATTGAAATAG
- a CDS encoding sensor histidine kinase: protein MFIKKDSLLLRIISYNGIAIIIVASIMATLFGIMIFNELNMRLLDKSRERTLLVNKAYLYYIDKSREHLYDASNDAVNLILVDSNDKLIQNRLASAVKNQLGIESYSLYGKSFIQILSPQRIVLGESGDRDIKYDLYKNSNIIPSKEFLETQKFEYVSTKDALYIRLVQPYRLYNSTERNYIILTFPITNYSLTEIKDYAYLSAEDKIFILSKDGFTFGEISLEKSDDFFKNFKFNKVGRELSDNKYYFSEKKIDDDYYYLGMLALQNKKGNDYIGDIGVAVSKNEFVVVKYMLATIILVVCLLAVVLSTALCARIFTKLLAPLNALAGKTEKIGLDIKKDRNGIDFGEENIFEIRSISNSIKFMAERIEENEKLLIQKNNKLNTNLNRLIAVEKLLTSISLRDNFSEGLDEVLRTLTSEEGLGYSRALYLGYDEDKEELSVTKYAINSHIEMNMEKYTEGINGFKFQVNSIKELIPLLNIEYEPGGMFWESMENSKIIYHNDKGFKYTYGNKLFRTLGLNNFMILPIADEDIKIGCILVDYFGKNNLISEEEVEVNSLLLMNLLTRIKNIILGESKLMKERYLTMSKVSDKFIKDNKKLIRNIESFIEKLENNRYNSKDIEKIKRYLKDEKKKNIVIKDSLDNSKSHFKVFNFEKLIEKIVNNSERILRKYGINISLFIDFSGNMYGDKKRIYQMFIQILRNSINAILTRNKLDKKINIVVVGDKNNRIILEIIDNGVGMTAEEVKAVMRPYSEVTGNSIMGTGLITIYKIVKEHNGFMSISSELDVGTKIRIIFNEYREETNQ, encoded by the coding sequence ATGTTTATAAAGAAGGATTCTCTACTATTAAGAATAATATCATATAACGGAATTGCAATAATTATAGTTGCCTCTATTATGGCAACCCTTTTTGGAATTATGATTTTCAATGAGCTAAATATGAGACTCTTAGATAAGTCTCGTGAAAGAACCTTATTAGTGAACAAAGCCTATTTGTATTACATAGATAAAAGTAGGGAGCATTTATATGATGCTTCAAATGATGCAGTTAATTTAATTTTGGTGGATAGCAATGATAAGTTGATTCAAAATAGACTTGCCTCAGCTGTAAAAAATCAACTGGGGATAGAGTCTTATAGCTTATATGGAAAATCTTTTATACAAATACTTTCACCACAAAGAATAGTACTTGGAGAAAGTGGAGATAGGGATATTAAGTATGATTTATATAAAAATAGTAATATTATACCCTCTAAAGAATTTTTAGAGACACAAAAATTTGAATATGTGAGTACTAAAGATGCGTTGTACATCAGATTAGTCCAGCCATATCGTTTATATAATTCTACTGAAAGAAACTATATTATATTGACTTTTCCTATAACAAACTACAGTTTGACAGAGATAAAAGACTATGCCTATTTATCAGCTGAAGATAAAATTTTTATACTATCTAAAGATGGTTTTACCTTTGGTGAAATAAGTTTAGAGAAATCAGATGATTTCTTTAAAAATTTTAAATTTAATAAGGTAGGCAGGGAATTATCTGATAATAAATATTATTTTTCTGAAAAGAAAATAGATGATGATTACTATTATTTGGGAATGTTAGCATTACAAAATAAAAAGGGTAATGATTATATAGGAGATATAGGAGTTGCTGTATCAAAGAATGAATTTGTAGTAGTAAAATATATGTTGGCTACTATAATACTTGTTGTTTGCTTATTGGCTGTTGTTTTAAGTACAGCTTTATGTGCTAGAATATTTACTAAACTTTTAGCACCTTTAAATGCCCTTGCAGGAAAAACTGAAAAAATAGGTTTGGACATAAAAAAAGATAGGAATGGCATAGACTTTGGTGAAGAAAATATTTTTGAAATAAGGTCTATTTCAAACTCAATAAAGTTTATGGCTGAAAGAATAGAAGAAAATGAAAAATTATTGATACAAAAAAATAATAAATTAAATACAAACTTAAATAGACTTATAGCAGTTGAAAAGTTGTTAACAAGTATAAGTTTAAGAGATAATTTTTCAGAAGGATTGGATGAAGTTTTAAGAACCTTGACGTCTGAGGAAGGGTTAGGATATAGCAGAGCCTTGTATTTAGGATATGATGAAGATAAGGAAGAACTTTCTGTAACAAAATATGCAATAAATTCTCATATTGAAATGAATATGGAAAAATACACTGAAGGAATAAATGGTTTTAAATTTCAGGTAAATAGTATAAAAGAGTTAATACCTCTTTTAAACATTGAATATGAGCCAGGTGGAATGTTTTGGGAAAGTATGGAAAACAGCAAAATAATTTATCATAATGATAAAGGTTTTAAATATACTTATGGAAATAAATTATTTAGAACTTTAGGACTTAATAACTTTATGATACTGCCTATTGCAGATGAAGATATTAAGATAGGTTGTATCTTGGTAGATTATTTTGGTAAAAACAATCTTATTTCTGAAGAAGAAGTTGAAGTAAATAGTCTATTATTGATGAACTTATTAACAAGAATAAAAAATATTATTCTAGGAGAAAGTAAACTTATGAAAGAAAGATACTTAACAATGTCTAAAGTATCTGACAAATTCATAAAAGATAATAAAAAATTAATTCGCAATATAGAAAGTTTTATTGAAAAATTAGAGAATAATAGATATAATAGTAAAGATATAGAGAAGATAAAAAGATATCTAAAAGATGAAAAGAAGAAGAACATCGTTATAAAAGATTCGTTGGATAATAGTAAGAGTCATTTTAAAGTATTTAACTTTGAAAAATTGATAGAGAAAATAGTCAATAATAGTGAAAGAATTCTAAGAAAATATGGAATAAATATTTCGTTATTCATAGATTTTTCTGGAAATATGTATGGAGATAAAAAAAGAATATATCAAATGTTTATACAGATTCTAAGAAATTCTATAAATGCTATTTTAACTAGAAATAAGTTGGATAAAAAAATCAATATAGTTGTTGTAGGTGATAAAAACAATCGTATTATCTTAGAAATAATTGATAATGGTGTTGGAATGACAGCAGAAGAAGTTAAAGCTGTTATGAGACCTTATTCAGAAGTCACAGGAAATAGTATTATGGGGACAGGACTTATAACAATATACAAGATAGTTAAAGAACATAATGGCTTTATGTCTATATCTTCTGAATTAGATGTTGGAACAAAGATAAGAATAATTTTTAATGAATACAGGGAGGAAACAAACCAATGA